One region of Quercus lobata isolate SW786 chromosome 2, ValleyOak3.0 Primary Assembly, whole genome shotgun sequence genomic DNA includes:
- the LOC115978419 gene encoding multiprotein-bridging factor 1c, with protein sequence MPSRYPGALTQDWEPVVLHKNRTKVQDRDRKAVNQALRTGAAVQTVKKAEAGSNKKASPVVNAKKLDEAAEPAALDRVSTEVKQLIQKARLEKKMSQAELAKQINERPQVVQEYENGKAVPNQAVLAKMERVLGVKLRGKIGK encoded by the coding sequence ATGCCGAGCCGATATCCAGGAGCTCTGACCCAAGACTGGGAGCCAGTGGTGCTTCACAAGAACAGGACCAAGGTTCAAGATCGCGACAGGAAGGCGGTGAACCAGGCGTTGCGGACCGGTGCTGCGGTGCAGACCGTGAAGAAGGCGGAAGCCGGTTCGAACAAGAAGGCTTCTCCGGTTGTGAACGCGAAGAAGCTTGACGAGGCGGCTGAGCCGGCGGCGCTGGACCGGGTGTCGACGGAGGTGAAGCAGTTGATACAGAAGGCGCGGCTGGAGAAGAAGATGAGCCAGGCTGAGCTGGCCAAGCAGATCAACGAGCGGCCTCAGGTGGTACAGGAGTATGAGAATGGGAAGGCTGTGCCGAACCAGGCTGTGTTGGCGAAGATGGAGAGGGTTCTTGGTGTGAAGCTGAGGGGAAAGATTGGAAAGTGA